The window CACCGACGCGCTCGGCGGCAGCGCGCATGACGCCCTCCACCAGCTGCAGCAGGCAGAGCTCGGCGCCGCCGTAGCCGGCGCcgacgcccgcgcccgcgcccaccATGTACCGCTGCACATCCGCGCGGGTCAGCTCCTGCATCGCCGCCATGAAGTCGGGGCTGAACGGGTACGCCgagggcgctgcggcggcggcggcggatggagcGGGTGGCAGAGGCGGAGGAGGGGATGGTGAGGGCGGCGACGGGGACGCCGGGAGCTCCTGGAACTGGCAGTGGGCGCGGTCGTGGTGGAAGCGCTGGTCCGTGCCAGggagcgagagggagagggaggtcaGCGGGTCGTCGTCCTCGACCATATCTGTTTCCAGCTGCTACAGTGTGTTCCCAGCCTGTAGCTAGAAAAGTACCGCTGGCAACcagcccagccagccagcaCTTTTCAGctaggctatctccaaccattcccccatccaactccccccaaatgtactatttactatattttactatctccctccaaaagattcctccccctataactccttctctccaaccattctccCCATATAtattccctctatatactatcactcattaactaactatttatttaacatttttgaatttaaaaaaaatcatacagtatttgtactgtcataatacacattatcattatgttacggggctcaaacgggGTTAATATCGCGAAGGAACAGTGTGATTAAAGATATAGAGGGAGTTGGAACTCACTCTATATGTgaggggagtttcaactccccccacatatagggggagctgtggggggagccgttggagcgctcgctcccccaaagcccccctacgtagggtggggggcGGTTTAGGGTGCGCCGTTGGAGCAAGCCTAAGCCGAACGGGGCCTCAGCCAGCAAACTGTGATGGACCGGCTCTGCAGCCGCCTGTTCGCCTCTTCGTGCTGCTCGGGTCACCTTGCCGGACATCATCTAGGATAGAACGGTGTCGTGATTCGTCTAGTTAGACATATAGGTTCGATCTTCGCTCCAGTTGTTGATCTTGTGGGATTTCCTCTGCAAAGTTTGTCAAGCAGAAGTTTCTTCCTATTCTTTTCGTTTTTTACTTTACTTTCTTTCTTTTGCAAAGCGAGGGTCACCAAGAGCCGGAGGGAGAGCCCGGCAACAATTGTGCAAAGTGCTTTCGAGTCATCAACATAAGCTCTTCCTATTGTTGCATAAATTGCAGGGTAATAAATTAATTTCTTATATCATTGGAAAGCTTGTGCATCCCATTCAGGTAGCCTATGAGTAGCGATTTGAGTTCGTTTCACAGGTGGATGACACCTAATTCGCAGGCTAAGAGACTTCGCGGGAGAAGAACTGAATCACAGCCGCCTTTTCACTTCCGGGTgacagagcctaccaacagatgaaatTGGCTTCTAGGTGACAGCCAAACTTCTATGAAGttcagacccttttgtgatcacAGGTGATAGAGTCAACCTTCGATGTATCACAACGTACTTAGAAATGATATGCTGAGAGACGGGCACTTACAAgaataaggccctgtttggggaAGCTTTTGCTTCTCCAAGAAGCTCCAAAAGCTAAAAGCTCCCCCAAAAGGGGTCTGCTGTTCCCAAAAGCAAAAGCTGAGAAAGGTCATTTTACACTGGGAATCGAAAAGCTCCTCTGCGCCAGCTTCCCGAGCTTCTACGGGCGAACcgttattttcttctttccccgtctcttctcctccatctgtctCCGCCGTCGCCTGCCACCGTCCCTGCGCCTcggctgccgccgtcgcctAGCCCGCCGCGTCCTCCCTTGCCTGCCGCCGTCGCCTGCCACCACCTGCGCCGGCGGGGGTGAGCTCCCCTTGGGCCGCGTCCTCCCTCACCTGCGCCGCATCCTCCCTCGCCCCGAGCCGCGGCCACCGCATCCTCCCTCGCCCCGAGCCACCGCTGCTGCATCCTCACTCGCCTGCCGACGCGTCCTCCCTCCCCTGGGCAGAGACAACCGCTGCTTGCGGCCGGTGCGGGCGCGCTCCCCTGGGCAGCGCGGCCGGGGCTCGTGGTCGGCGGGGGCAAGCTCCCctaggcg is drawn from Panicum virgatum strain AP13 chromosome 1N, P.virgatum_v5, whole genome shotgun sequence and contains these coding sequences:
- the LOC120653726 gene encoding cilia- and flagella-associated protein 70-like, with amino-acid sequence MVEDDDPLTSLSLSLPGTDQRFHHDRAHCQFQELPASPSPPSPSPPPPLPPAPSAAAAAAPSAYPFSPDFMAAMQELTRADVQRYMVGAGAGVGAGYGGAELCLLQLVEGVMRAAAERVGAVERIQW